A section of the Candidatus Methylacidiphilales bacterium genome encodes:
- a CDS encoding L,D-transpeptidase family protein, with product MKFSKFLIKYTAGLVLLIFLCVLVWANQSDTGPPPTEKVDRILIEKEKRKLTLIKNGTVLKVYHISLGRNPLEPKEREGDHKTPEGLYRIVEHKEKSSCYRALRVSYPEDRDLAKAKALGINPGSNIMIHGLVNGTGLFGKLHRLMDWTSGCIAVTDWEIDEISNATPDGTLVEIRP from the coding sequence ATGAAGTTCAGTAAATTTTTAATCAAATACACCGCAGGCTTGGTTCTGCTCATCTTTCTTTGTGTTTTAGTCTGGGCCAATCAATCGGATACCGGACCGCCTCCAACCGAAAAGGTGGATCGGATTTTAATCGAGAAAGAAAAAAGAAAGCTCACGCTGATTAAAAACGGAACCGTCCTGAAGGTTTACCACATTTCCCTCGGTCGAAACCCGCTTGAACCCAAGGAACGCGAAGGCGACCACAAAACGCCCGAAGGGCTTTATCGAATTGTCGAACACAAGGAAAAAAGTTCATGTTACCGCGCGCTTCGAGTCTCTTATCCTGAGGACCGTGATTTGGCAAAGGCCAAAGCCCTCGGGATTAATCCCGGCTCAAACATCATGATACACGGCCTCGTAAATGGGACCGGACTTTTTGGTAAGCTCCACCGATTGATGGATTGGACGTCTGGATGCATCGCCGTCACCGATTGGGAGATTGACGAAATATCGAACGCAACACCCGATGGCACCCTGGTGGAAATCCGACCGTGA
- a CDS encoding DUF2007 domain-containing protein, with the protein MITLKQYTDLVKAGSDKALLETAGIPAFLAGENNAAIGYGSVLGELRLQVQEVDADRAREVLNEREGLAPLPDDFIPPELPPVIASQNEGLKLNTKNVVLGVIAILLVLLALYIVFHPRAFSSY; encoded by the coding sequence ATGATTACGCTCAAACAATACACGGACCTGGTCAAGGCCGGCAGCGACAAGGCCCTGCTGGAAACCGCCGGCATCCCCGCCTTTCTGGCCGGGGAAAACAATGCCGCCATCGGCTACGGAAGCGTCCTCGGCGAACTGCGGCTGCAAGTGCAGGAAGTTGACGCCGACCGCGCGCGCGAGGTGCTCAACGAACGAGAAGGGCTTGCCCCGCTCCCGGACGATTTCATTCCGCCGGAGCTTCCGCCTGTAATAGCATCCCAAAATGAGGGGCTGAAATTAAACACAAAGAACGTCGTGCTGGGCGTCATCGCGATCCTCCTCGTACTGCTTGCGCTGTACATCGTTTTCCATCCTCGTGCCTTCAGCTCATACTGA
- a CDS encoding PIN domain nuclease, with amino-acid sequence MILVDTGVWIDFLAGRETREVEIVHSLLEREKTICFTGLILQELMQGCSNDKDAFEIERHFEPFIEIPPRRSSYKLAAKFYRDCRKKGYTIRSSVDCLIAACALEHDAHVFHKDRDFEAIEKVCGLKIHRE; translated from the coding sequence ATGATTCTTGTTGATACGGGCGTGTGGATTGATTTTCTCGCCGGAAGGGAAACGAGAGAGGTTGAAATTGTCCATTCGCTTTTAGAGCGGGAAAAAACGATTTGTTTTACCGGATTGATTTTGCAGGAACTGATGCAGGGGTGTTCCAACGATAAAGACGCGTTTGAGATCGAACGCCATTTTGAGCCCTTCATTGAAATCCCTCCGCGCAGATCCTCCTACAAGCTGGCCGCCAAATTTTACAGGGATTGCCGAAAGAAGGGATATACGATTCGGAGCTCGGTTGACTGCTTGATCGCCGCCTGCGCACTGGAGCACGATGCCCATGTGTTCCACAAAGACAGGGACTTTGAAGCCATTGAAAAGGTTTGCGGGCTCAAGATCCATCGAGAATGA
- a CDS encoding type II toxin-antitoxin system VapB family antitoxin yields the protein MRTNINLNEGLVARGLKLSGLRTKKDLVNMALSEFVRRKDQKNILKLRGKIQWKGDLDLMRQSRT from the coding sequence ATGCGGACCAATATCAATCTGAATGAAGGGCTCGTGGCCCGCGGCCTCAAGCTCTCCGGCCTTCGCACAAAAAAGGATCTTGTGAATATGGCCTTGTCTGAATTCGTGCGGCGCAAAGATCAAAAAAATATCCTGAAGCTGCGCGGAAAAATCCAGTGGAAAGGCGATCTGGATCTCATGCGCCAGAGCCGAACCTGA
- the mgtA gene encoding magnesium-translocating P-type ATPase — MFRTVLGKIHPAVFLKAAKAASGTISEHEQKLLELCQISSGEALQRLEVTEGGLSPAAVETARDEFGPNTLGTKKQTGIVMELLQRCRNPLVIQLLVICAVSAWNDDVPSAVVVGVMIFLSVVLAYVQEHRSSKAVEKLQAMVETNCHVIRDGVECEIRIDEIVPGDIVVLNAGAIIPADLRLISAKDFFVSQSSLTGESMPVEKNSAAATVTGRGIIELPNACFQGSNVLSGSARGLVVNTGTRTHFGSISEKLSGQRVQTSFDKGIAGFTWLMIRFMVVMVSVVFLIVGLTKGNWLEALTFALAVAVGLTPEMLPMIVTVNLSKGAMAMSKKKVIVKRLNAIQNFGAIDILCTDKTGTLTQDRVILEKSVDVTNRESEDVLRYAYMNSYYQTGLRNLLDRSVLSHSDLDVERGCKKVDEIPFDFQRKRMSVVVDYEGDHVLICKGAVEDVYKACTHYQVDDEIHLMIDLIKNDLLEEYEGLSQDGYRVLGIAYREFPQSKTTFSVADESDLILLGYIAFLDPPKGSAAKAIASLRDVGVATKILTGDNALVTRKICKDVDLAAGEIITGDQLIGLGDEALGELAEKTSVFARLSPSQKESLIIALQKRGHVVGYMGDGINDAPSMRVADVGISVDSAVDVAKESADIILLEKSLLVLEDGILEGRKVFGNIIKYIRMGASSNFGNMFSVLGASCFFKFLPMLPIQILVNNLLYDGSQLGIPSDNIDPEYLKTPRKWDIANIRRFMMYIGPISSIFDYATFFLMLYFFQCQNLGLSAPSELAARFAHPANVDGSYAASLFHSAWFVESILTQTLIVHIIRTRKIPFIQSIASPFLIMTTLIAITIGAALPYSPFAKDLGLVPLPAIYWAWIAGFVFCYSIITHRVKVWFHNKYGID, encoded by the coding sequence ATGTTTCGCACCGTTTTAGGCAAAATTCATCCCGCAGTTTTTCTGAAAGCCGCCAAAGCGGCTTCCGGCACAATATCCGAGCACGAACAAAAGCTGCTTGAATTATGCCAGATCTCCAGCGGGGAAGCATTGCAGCGTCTCGAGGTGACTGAGGGAGGGCTTTCCCCAGCCGCGGTGGAAACGGCCCGCGATGAATTCGGCCCGAACACCCTCGGAACCAAAAAGCAAACCGGCATCGTCATGGAGTTGCTGCAGCGTTGCCGCAACCCGCTGGTCATCCAGTTGCTCGTTATTTGCGCGGTTTCGGCGTGGAACGACGACGTGCCGTCGGCGGTTGTGGTGGGAGTGATGATTTTTCTCAGCGTGGTGCTTGCCTATGTACAGGAGCATCGTTCCAGCAAGGCGGTTGAAAAACTCCAGGCCATGGTGGAAACCAACTGCCATGTCATCCGGGACGGCGTGGAATGCGAGATTCGGATCGATGAAATTGTTCCGGGAGATATTGTGGTGCTGAATGCAGGCGCGATCATTCCCGCCGATCTCCGGCTGATCAGCGCCAAGGACTTTTTTGTCAGCCAGTCCTCGCTCACCGGGGAATCCATGCCGGTGGAAAAAAATTCCGCTGCCGCAACCGTAACGGGACGCGGCATCATCGAATTGCCCAACGCCTGTTTCCAGGGCAGCAACGTTCTCAGCGGTTCGGCGCGCGGACTGGTGGTGAATACCGGCACACGGACGCACTTCGGATCCATCTCGGAAAAACTTTCCGGGCAGCGGGTCCAGACGAGCTTCGACAAGGGCATTGCCGGGTTTACTTGGCTGATGATCCGCTTCATGGTGGTCATGGTCAGCGTGGTGTTTTTGATCGTCGGCCTTACCAAGGGCAACTGGCTTGAAGCCCTGACGTTTGCCCTGGCGGTGGCTGTCGGCCTGACACCTGAAATGCTGCCCATGATCGTGACGGTGAACCTTTCCAAGGGCGCAATGGCGATGTCGAAAAAGAAGGTCATCGTCAAGCGCCTCAACGCGATCCAGAACTTCGGCGCGATCGACATTCTCTGCACCGACAAAACCGGAACCCTCACGCAGGACCGGGTCATTCTTGAAAAGAGCGTGGATGTCACCAACCGCGAAAGCGAGGACGTGCTGCGCTACGCCTACATGAACAGCTATTACCAGACAGGGTTGCGCAACCTGCTGGACAGATCGGTGCTTTCCCACAGCGACCTAGATGTGGAGCGCGGCTGCAAAAAGGTGGACGAAATCCCGTTTGATTTTCAGCGCAAGCGCATGTCGGTGGTCGTGGATTATGAGGGCGACCATGTGCTGATTTGCAAAGGGGCCGTGGAGGATGTTTACAAGGCATGTACGCACTATCAAGTGGACGACGAGATTCATCTGATGATCGACCTCATCAAAAACGATCTGCTTGAAGAATATGAGGGGTTGAGTCAGGACGGCTACCGTGTGCTGGGAATCGCCTACCGCGAATTTCCGCAAAGCAAAACTACCTTCTCCGTGGCCGACGAAAGCGATTTGATTTTGCTCGGTTACATTGCCTTCCTGGATCCGCCCAAAGGCTCTGCTGCAAAGGCCATCGCTTCGTTGCGGGACGTGGGAGTGGCCACAAAAATCCTGACCGGCGACAACGCGCTTGTGACACGCAAAATTTGCAAGGATGTCGATCTCGCAGCCGGGGAGATCATCACAGGCGACCAGCTTATCGGCCTGGGCGATGAAGCGCTCGGCGAGCTTGCGGAAAAAACCAGCGTCTTCGCGCGTCTTTCTCCTTCGCAGAAGGAAAGTCTCATCATTGCCTTGCAAAAGCGCGGGCATGTCGTCGGCTATATGGGCGACGGCATCAACGATGCGCCCTCGATGCGCGTGGCGGATGTGGGGATTTCGGTTGATTCCGCAGTTGATGTCGCGAAGGAATCCGCCGATATCATCCTCCTGGAAAAAAGCCTGCTGGTACTCGAGGACGGCATCCTCGAAGGCAGGAAAGTATTTGGGAACATCATCAAATACATTCGCATGGGCGCCAGTTCCAATTTCGGGAACATGTTCAGCGTACTGGGCGCGAGCTGTTTCTTCAAATTCCTGCCGATGCTCCCCATTCAAATTCTGGTCAACAACCTGCTCTACGACGGATCACAGCTCGGCATTCCCTCGGATAATATCGACCCGGAATACTTGAAAACACCCCGCAAATGGGACATTGCGAATATCCGGCGCTTCATGATGTACATCGGTCCGATCAGTTCCATCTTTGACTATGCCACGTTCTTTTTGATGTTATATTTCTTCCAATGCCAAAATTTGGGACTATCGGCCCCGTCGGAACTTGCGGCCCGCTTTGCCCATCCGGCGAACGTGGACGGCAGCTACGCCGCCTCGCTTTTTCACAGCGCCTGGTTTGTCGAGTCGATTCTCACGCAGACGCTGATCGTCCACATTATCCGCACCCGGAAAATCCCTTTCATCCAAAGCATTGCCAGTCCGTTTTTGATCATGACAACGCTCATCGCCATAACGATTGGCGCGGCGCTGCCCTACTCGCCGTTCGCGAAAGACCTCGGCCTCGTCCCGCTCCCGGCCATTTACTGGGCGTGGATCGCCGGATTTGTTTTCTGTTATTCGATCATCACGCATCGCGTGAAGGTTTGGTTCCACAATAAATACGGGATTGATTAA
- a CDS encoding PTS sugar transporter subunit IIA: protein MKSLLNALQDGRLIELPDNNKQKALEYLATLIEAIPDIGVEGGITETVLAREQSHNTGIGKGWGCPHARSSHDGELLCAVGWSPSGIDYGSPDNEPVHIVVMYFVPDTQKNAYLKEISSLAKAILTQPDMQDLKSLTDLTEVRHRLLDAISAALESSAPEAKARMIQLEAKHAEAKEAGTALPADIARRIVPLSILAVPGARPVVLCLDREIVALLESKESLASDLAQSGQAEHQGVRVMLRGSSNFQPDRVLYECLAFKLNGQPAQP from the coding sequence ATGAAAAGTCTTCTCAACGCCTTGCAGGACGGCCGGTTGATCGAGCTTCCTGACAACAACAAGCAGAAAGCCCTGGAGTATCTGGCCACTTTGATTGAGGCGATCCCGGACATCGGTGTTGAAGGCGGTATCACGGAGACGGTGCTTGCGCGCGAGCAATCCCACAACACCGGAATTGGCAAAGGCTGGGGCTGCCCGCACGCCCGCTCGTCCCATGACGGTGAACTGCTTTGCGCCGTGGGCTGGAGTCCCTCGGGAATCGATTACGGTTCACCCGACAACGAGCCGGTGCATATCGTGGTCATGTATTTTGTCCCGGACACGCAAAAGAACGCGTATCTCAAGGAAATTTCATCCCTGGCCAAGGCGATCCTAACCCAGCCGGACATGCAGGACTTGAAGTCGCTGACCGATTTGACAGAGGTGCGGCACCGGCTTCTGGATGCCATCAGTGCGGCTCTCGAATCCTCCGCGCCGGAAGCCAAGGCCCGGATGATCCAACTGGAGGCGAAACACGCCGAGGCCAAGGAGGCGGGAACCGCGCTCCCGGCCGATATTGCCCGCCGCATCGTTCCGCTTTCCATTCTGGCGGTTCCCGGGGCCAGGCCGGTTGTGTTGTGCCTGGACCGCGAGATTGTTGCGCTCCTGGAGTCCAAGGAAAGCCTGGCAAGCGATTTGGCGCAATCCGGGCAGGCTGAACACCAGGGGGTCCGCGTCATGCTGCGCGGCTCGTCGAATTTTCAGCCGGACCGGGTGTTGTACGAGTGCCTGGCGTTCAAGTTGAACGGGCAACCCGCGCAACCATAG
- the murJ gene encoding murein biosynthesis integral membrane protein MurJ produces the protein MSSTPSTARSASKIMAAIFGSRILGLFREILLSAIFGASLELDALKTAFRIPNLLRDLFAEGALSTAFVTTFSQKLAKEGKPEAFRLANLVLTTLAGFLFIVTVWGILFSDWIVRILAPGFAGIPGKMELTVTLTQIMFPFILVVALAAIYMGLLNSLGSFGLPASASTAFNVVSILVGAGAGWLYDPHFGSKAIYGFAIGVVAGGLIQWLIQVPRAWQLGFRPALALDFKDPGLRKVLILMMPAIIAGSAVQINVMVNTRFASSFGNGAVTWLDNSFRLMQLPIGMFGVAISMVTLPSVSRSAALENLSEFRSKIQESLRCMFFLTLPASAGLALAAHPIIALIFQRGAYKAFDTGQTALLLQYYTLGLAGYAAIKVLAPAFYALDRVKTPVQISLTGIALNIGFNLLFIHVLHLGLISLPLSTSLVALINFVQLAWWIQKPIGRLTDLAFCMSLGKIAFSTLIMILALLGLRYLLSGTPAAIQVLLLMSTGATVYFGAAWLLKLEEIHRFTGFIEAKLKPRSPGV, from the coding sequence ATGTCCTCAACCCCCAGCACTGCCAGGTCAGCCTCCAAAATCATGGCGGCCATTTTTGGATCGCGCATCCTGGGCCTTTTCAGGGAAATCCTGCTCAGCGCCATCTTCGGCGCCAGCCTGGAACTGGACGCCCTCAAAACAGCCTTCCGCATTCCCAACCTGCTGCGGGACTTGTTTGCCGAAGGCGCTTTGTCCACCGCCTTTGTCACGACATTTTCGCAAAAACTCGCCAAGGAGGGAAAACCCGAGGCCTTCCGGCTGGCCAACCTGGTGCTGACAACATTGGCCGGCTTTCTTTTCATTGTCACGGTCTGGGGAATATTATTCAGCGACTGGATTGTCAGGATTCTGGCGCCGGGGTTTGCCGGCATCCCAGGAAAAATGGAACTGACCGTCACCCTCACCCAGATCATGTTCCCCTTCATTTTGGTCGTCGCTCTGGCTGCAATTTACATGGGCCTGTTAAACAGCCTCGGCAGCTTCGGTTTGCCCGCTTCCGCCTCCACCGCGTTCAATGTGGTCTCCATTCTGGTTGGAGCCGGGGCCGGCTGGCTCTATGACCCGCACTTCGGGTCAAAAGCCATTTATGGATTCGCCATTGGTGTTGTCGCAGGCGGACTAATCCAGTGGCTCATCCAGGTTCCGCGGGCGTGGCAACTCGGGTTCAGGCCCGCGTTGGCGCTTGATTTCAAGGACCCCGGCCTGAGAAAAGTTTTGATTCTCATGATGCCCGCCATCATTGCCGGGTCCGCCGTCCAAATCAACGTCATGGTCAACACCCGTTTTGCATCCAGCTTCGGGAATGGCGCCGTCACCTGGCTCGATAATTCGTTCCGACTGATGCAACTGCCCATCGGCATGTTTGGAGTGGCCATTTCCATGGTCACCTTGCCTTCGGTTTCCCGCTCAGCCGCATTGGAAAACCTGTCGGAATTCCGGAGCAAAATTCAGGAAAGTTTGCGCTGCATGTTTTTCCTGACCCTTCCGGCTTCCGCCGGACTGGCGCTGGCGGCCCACCCGATCATCGCCCTGATATTCCAAAGGGGCGCTTATAAAGCCTTCGATACCGGCCAAACCGCTCTGCTGCTGCAGTATTACACGCTCGGCCTCGCAGGCTACGCGGCCATCAAGGTTTTGGCGCCGGCCTTTTACGCACTGGACCGGGTCAAAACCCCGGTGCAAATCAGCCTGACCGGCATCGCTCTCAATATCGGATTCAACCTTCTCTTCATTCACGTGCTGCATTTGGGATTAATCAGCCTGCCGCTCTCCACATCGCTTGTGGCCCTGATCAATTTTGTCCAGCTTGCCTGGTGGATTCAAAAGCCCATCGGACGCCTGACCGACCTGGCATTTTGCATGTCGCTGGGAAAAATCGCCTTTTCCACACTTATCATGATACTGGCTCTATTAGGCCTGCGCTACCTGCTTTCGGGAACGCCCGCGGCAATCCAGGTGCTGCTCCTCATGAGCACGGGCGCAACCGTTTATTTCGGAGCCGCCTGGCTGCTCAAGTTGGAGGAGATACACCGTTTCACCGGATTCATTGAAGCCAAACTGAAGCCCCGCAGCCCGGGCGTGTAA
- a CDS encoding glycosyltransferase family 2 protein codes for MKISACIITLNEESDLPRCLASLKPVADEIVIVDSGSTDRTPFIATDHNARFIRHDWEGYVAQKNFALQKATGDWILSIDADEELSPELRDEILKLKEAGKDPEATGFDVSRVVFYENKWIRFGDWYPDRLVRLFRRDRARFEGGAVHERLEIQGPVQSLKGELYHYTYRNLADQMACIENYSTLWASSAFKEGKRAGLLTPYLHAIVRFLRAFILKGGFKGGLLGWRIASLNAREVYLKYKKLRNLANSPGSV; via the coding sequence ATGAAAATTTCGGCCTGCATCATCACCCTGAACGAGGAAAGCGACCTTCCGCGTTGTCTCGCCAGCCTCAAACCCGTGGCGGATGAAATTGTCATCGTGGACAGCGGCAGCACGGACCGCACCCCATTCATCGCGACCGATCACAATGCGCGTTTCATCCGGCACGACTGGGAGGGCTACGTTGCCCAGAAAAATTTCGCGCTGCAAAAAGCCACGGGCGACTGGATTCTCAGCATCGACGCCGACGAGGAACTTTCGCCGGAACTTCGGGATGAAATTCTCAAACTCAAAGAAGCCGGGAAAGACCCGGAAGCAACGGGATTCGATGTTTCACGGGTCGTGTTTTATGAAAACAAATGGATTCGTTTTGGAGACTGGTATCCCGACCGGCTGGTCAGGTTATTCCGCCGTGACAGGGCCAGATTCGAGGGTGGCGCGGTTCACGAACGTCTTGAAATCCAAGGCCCCGTACAATCCCTCAAGGGAGAGCTTTACCATTACACCTACAGGAACCTGGCCGATCAAATGGCCTGCATCGAAAACTATTCCACGCTTTGGGCCTCATCGGCTTTTAAAGAAGGGAAGCGCGCAGGTCTGCTGACGCCGTATTTGCATGCGATCGTCCGATTTCTGCGGGCTTTTATTCTGAAGGGTGGATTCAAGGGCGGTCTGCTGGGTTGGCGCATCGCATCCCTCAACGCCCGGGAAGTTTATTTGAAATACAAAAAACTCCGCAATCTGGCTAATTCTCCAGGAAGCGTGTAA
- a CDS encoding DUF5615 family PIN-like protein yields MNQRTSGPAINTPQPRPITASSAYSPHEVSGRYPVAQSTGPSIENAWHMVEHVLELALAQSPDGDLWQYAIKHAAVIVTKDEDFAEWVLTGRSGPFVVWLRIGNCTNAELIEWLLPLWPQVVEALQRGDRLIEVS; encoded by the coding sequence TTGAACCAGAGGACATCCGGGCCTGCTATCAATACGCCTCAGCCCAGGCCAATCACGGCATCATCCGCTTACAGCCCGCATGAGGTTTCTGGTAGATACCCAGTTGCCCAAAGCACTGGCCCATCGATTGAGAATGCGTGGCACATGGTCGAACATGTGCTTGAACTGGCACTGGCACAGAGTCCGGATGGCGACTTGTGGCAATACGCCATCAAACATGCAGCAGTCATTGTCACGAAAGACGAAGACTTTGCAGAATGGGTTCTGACTGGACGATCCGGCCCGTTTGTGGTCTGGTTGCGCATCGGTAATTGCACCAATGCCGAGCTGATCGAATGGCTGTTGCCTCTTTGGCCCCAGGTAGTCGAAGCACTGCAGCGCGGCGACCGGCTGATTGAAGTCTCCTAA
- a CDS encoding DUF433 domain-containing protein: MSKNYLDRITMEPGKCGGRPCIRSYRLRVKDVLDLLAAGATEQEILQDYDFLEPEDIRACYQYASAQANHGIIRLQPA; encoded by the coding sequence ATGAGCAAGAACTACTTGGATCGGATCACGATGGAACCCGGCAAGTGCGGCGGGCGTCCTTGCATCCGCAGCTACCGCCTGCGTGTAAAGGATGTGCTCGATTTGCTCGCCGCTGGCGCCACAGAACAGGAAATTCTTCAGGATTACGACTTCCTTGAACCAGAGGACATCCGGGCCTGCTATCAATACGCCTCAGCCCAGGCCAATCACGGCATCATCCGCTTACAGCCCGCATGA
- the waaF gene encoding lipopolysaccharide heptosyltransferase II, which translates to MPELENLGQRILLRSPNWLGDAIMTLPALQALQSALPNSSELFVLCPEKLADLWRLVPGLKNVLTTERSILATSSELRDSNFDSAILFPNSLRTALEARLACIPRRFGFTGHFRSWLLTQSWPRPRQTRGFVHHQKHYLALMKHLGVPVDETPFKPLPKPACVSPGAKPCLAVCPGAEYGPAKRWLPERFAETIRRILKKQDLEVVLLGGPKDKDVAEEFRNQADFPVTDKIGKTGLCEFLNIIAHAKLVLCNDSGAMHAAALFGTPAVAIFGSTEPKLTGPLGNSVAVLREHVPCSPCFLRKCPIDFRCMNAVTPDQAVEAALARI; encoded by the coding sequence ATGCCTGAACTCGAAAATCTCGGCCAACGCATCCTGCTCCGCAGCCCCAACTGGCTGGGCGACGCCATCATGACTTTGCCGGCCTTGCAGGCCTTGCAGTCCGCCCTCCCGAATTCATCCGAACTTTTTGTCCTCTGCCCGGAAAAGCTGGCAGACCTCTGGCGCCTGGTCCCCGGTTTGAAAAATGTCCTCACGACCGAACGCAGCATCCTTGCGACGAGTTCGGAACTCCGCGATTCAAATTTTGATTCCGCCATTCTCTTTCCGAACTCGCTGCGGACCGCGCTGGAAGCCCGGCTGGCCTGCATACCCCGGCGTTTCGGTTTCACCGGCCATTTCCGATCCTGGTTGCTGACCCAAAGCTGGCCCCGCCCGCGGCAAACGCGGGGATTTGTACACCACCAAAAACATTACCTCGCCCTCATGAAACATCTCGGAGTGCCGGTTGACGAGACCCCGTTCAAACCCCTGCCCAAGCCCGCCTGCGTTTCACCCGGCGCCAAACCCTGCCTGGCGGTTTGCCCGGGAGCGGAATACGGTCCCGCCAAACGCTGGTTGCCCGAACGGTTTGCGGAAACCATCCGCCGCATCCTGAAAAAGCAGGATCTGGAAGTGGTGCTGCTCGGCGGACCAAAGGATAAGGACGTCGCGGAAGAATTCCGCAATCAGGCGGATTTTCCCGTTACCGACAAGATAGGCAAAACAGGCCTCTGCGAATTCCTTAACATCATCGCCCACGCAAAGCTTGTGCTCTGCAACGACAGCGGGGCCATGCACGCCGCCGCCCTCTTCGGCACTCCTGCCGTCGCTATTTTCGGCTCCACGGAACCCAAACTGACGGGGCCATTGGGAAACTCCGTGGCCGTGCTGCGCGAACATGTGCCCTGCAGCCCCTGCTTTTTGCGCAAATGCCCCATCGACTTCCGCTGCATGAATGCTGTTACCCCGGACCAGGCAGTCGAAGCCGCCCTCGCCCGTATTTAA
- a CDS encoding OmpA family protein, with protein sequence MNPKLFLFLTLTLAVVISSCSRPAKKDDGSDSSMSGSSAEGLPNYAVSERNPNINPENADYSQLAPYTVHFDFDSFAIKASERPKLEQAAKWISDNPNAKLVLAGHTDSRGTTQYNLALGERRSLATRDYLLGLGVDNSRMTTISYGKERPAQQGENESAWTANRRCELGVAR encoded by the coding sequence ATGAATCCAAAATTATTCCTGTTCCTGACTTTGACGCTGGCAGTCGTTATTTCCAGTTGCAGCCGCCCTGCTAAAAAAGATGACGGCTCGGACAGCAGCATGAGCGGAAGTTCCGCCGAAGGCCTGCCCAACTACGCCGTCAGCGAAAGAAACCCCAACATCAATCCGGAAAACGCCGACTACAGCCAGTTGGCGCCCTACACCGTTCATTTTGACTTCGACAGCTTCGCCATCAAGGCTTCCGAGCGTCCCAAACTCGAACAAGCCGCCAAATGGATCAGCGACAATCCGAATGCCAAACTCGTTCTGGCGGGCCATACGGACAGCCGCGGTACAACCCAATACAACCTCGCCCTCGGCGAACGGCGTTCCCTTGCGACCCGCGATTATCTTCTCGGCCTGGGCGTGGACAACTCCCGGATGACCACCATTTCCTACGGCAAGGAACGCCCCGCACAGCAGGGTGAAAATGAATCTGCCTGGACGGCCAACCGGCGCTGTGAACTCGGCGTGGCCCGCTAA